In Pirellulaceae bacterium, the following are encoded in one genomic region:
- a CDS encoding tryptophan 7-halogenase encodes MSDSSNIKQILIVGGGTAGWMTASYLNRFVRKVGCKVTLVESPEISTVGVGEATIPSLVKFVRNMKFDEDDFMRRCNATYKLGIEFSDWVHPNQSYWHPFGICGGIIDHLDLFHFWQKALRNGHDVGSYSSYSLQVQLCESLKAPRPLGGTSTIIQRGSYAYHLDAGLLGDYLADIGVTEGVEQIFDNVQHVELDQRGLIDHIETESGRRLSADLYIDCTGFRAQLIEKTLAVPFVDWSHQLLCDRAVVVDLPNDAKARPYTRSTALSAGWMWQIPLSHRLSCGYVYSSDHTDEDNATRELLDALGNQGAVTEAPRHLRFPVGHRRDFWHGNCISIGLAAGFIEPLESTGIHLAQKGIEMLLRFFPDQNYNQALIRQYNKCMQDFYEEVRDFIVLHYILSQREHEPFWRDCRSVPLPESLVGTLDIYDENGLIEIARDSVFHEISFYHILCGGDRLPRRNLPRADFSNFAVACEILEKIKTQNQELANTLPSHQTLMGWLHDEIDE; translated from the coding sequence ATGAGCGACAGCTCTAATATCAAGCAGATCTTGATTGTCGGTGGCGGCACGGCCGGTTGGATGACCGCCTCCTATCTCAATCGATTTGTGAGAAAAGTTGGCTGCAAGGTAACCTTGGTCGAATCACCCGAGATATCGACCGTCGGCGTTGGCGAAGCCACGATCCCTTCGCTGGTCAAATTTGTGCGAAACATGAAATTTGACGAAGACGACTTCATGCGACGCTGCAATGCGACCTATAAGCTAGGGATTGAATTCTCTGATTGGGTCCATCCCAACCAAAGCTATTGGCATCCTTTTGGAATTTGTGGCGGCATAATTGATCATCTCGACCTGTTTCATTTCTGGCAGAAGGCGCTGCGGAACGGGCACGATGTCGGATCATACTCGTCGTATTCGCTCCAAGTCCAACTCTGTGAGAGCTTGAAGGCGCCGCGCCCATTGGGTGGAACCTCCACGATTATCCAACGTGGCAGTTACGCCTATCATCTGGACGCCGGACTGCTGGGAGACTATCTGGCGGACATTGGCGTCACCGAGGGCGTTGAGCAGATATTCGACAATGTCCAGCACGTCGAACTCGACCAACGTGGCCTAATCGATCACATCGAGACCGAATCAGGTCGGCGATTGTCCGCCGATTTGTACATCGACTGCACCGGCTTTCGGGCCCAACTCATTGAAAAAACGCTTGCTGTCCCATTCGTCGATTGGTCTCATCAGCTGTTGTGTGATCGGGCCGTGGTCGTCGATCTGCCAAATGACGCAAAAGCACGACCCTACACACGATCGACCGCGCTTAGTGCTGGTTGGATGTGGCAGATACCACTGAGCCACCGCCTCAGTTGCGGTTACGTTTATTCGTCCGATCACACGGACGAAGATAACGCCACGCGCGAATTATTGGATGCCCTGGGAAACCAAGGAGCAGTCACCGAAGCACCTCGGCACTTACGCTTCCCAGTCGGACACCGCCGAGATTTCTGGCACGGAAATTGCATCTCAATTGGACTCGCTGCCGGCTTTATCGAGCCCCTTGAGTCAACCGGTATTCATCTGGCTCAGAAAGGAATTGAAATGCTGCTGCGTTTCTTTCCGGACCAAAACTATAATCAAGCATTGATTCGGCAATACAACAAATGCATGCAGGACTTCTATGAAGAAGTCCGTGACTTCATTGTGTTACATTACATCCTATCTCAACGCGAACATGAACCGTTCTGGCGCGACTGTCGCAGCGTTCCGTTGCCCGAATCCCTTGTCGGCACGCTGGACATCTACGACGAGAACGGTCTGATCGAGATCGCCAGAGATTCCGTATTTCACGAGATCAGCTTTTATCACATTCTCTGCGGGGGCGACCGACTGCCGCGCCGCAATCTGCCGCGGGCAGATTTCTCCAATTTTGCTGTCGCCTGCGAAATCCTCGAAAAAATCAAAACCCAAAATCAAGAACTCGCCAACACACTTCCGTCACATCAAACGTTGATGGGGTGGTTGCATGATGAGATCGACGAGTGA
- a CDS encoding radical SAM protein, producing the protein MHFRCNLRCEHCMIEETMDRLEPESDEKFEKLIQTNHREHLWKGIVFTGSEVTLRNDLPKLARRAREHGFDHVRIQTHGMRLTNRDYCRELVDAGVNEFFVSVAAADAATHDGITDVPGSFAKTIQGLENLEEFENVVTFTNTVITRLSYRQLPQVVSRLSHLQRLVQMDFWNYWPMNDTDEKDLIVSHAEILPYLVDASARAQALGRAVEIKNFPECLLGDHRNGLDNDQPKLIIDPSFWKEFHRNGFHQCVHRDSCHSTKCLGLTTAYIEKFGWERDLLSPLNDRGISNDARIPVESANEDSHSPGKTVPFHENDRSRGVLQLIQELGLKHSTERSFRICHGSLETDRFLVTLNKRLIRKRPNQTIMDICRRMRMPSTLLAKLGERLSIAPFVHLGYERRGEADLYKVYLEFAMPPQVNADPRLLYIAFKWDSQKPERKIVTSYRWFPKLTVDGIQSRIADLYNEPQNDALQQVGAILSLAKDRNPATQFRYLEVTEDQNQRRSFDLNLYDAELQIKDVRQPLAAMFARHQIPDRNFRQLYDTIQLQPFGHLAGGIHREGLDFFNIYYGVEYHKPTTTVGSSE; encoded by the coding sequence ATGCACTTCCGATGCAACTTGCGGTGTGAACACTGCATGATCGAAGAGACAATGGACCGTCTCGAGCCTGAATCTGACGAAAAGTTCGAAAAGCTTATCCAGACAAACCACCGTGAACATCTCTGGAAAGGGATCGTCTTCACCGGGTCTGAGGTCACCCTGCGGAACGATCTTCCGAAACTCGCTCGACGCGCACGTGAGCACGGATTCGATCATGTGCGAATTCAGACGCATGGAATGCGGCTGACTAACCGAGACTATTGCCGAGAACTCGTCGATGCAGGTGTCAACGAGTTCTTCGTAAGTGTCGCTGCGGCGGACGCCGCCACCCATGACGGAATCACCGATGTGCCAGGCTCTTTCGCCAAAACAATACAGGGTCTGGAAAATCTGGAAGAGTTCGAGAACGTCGTCACGTTCACAAATACCGTCATCACCCGACTTAGCTACCGGCAGCTGCCTCAAGTCGTCAGTCGACTTTCGCATCTCCAGCGACTCGTTCAGATGGACTTCTGGAATTACTGGCCGATGAACGACACGGATGAAAAAGACCTCATCGTGTCCCATGCAGAAATTCTCCCCTACTTGGTGGATGCAAGCGCTCGGGCGCAGGCCCTCGGACGCGCTGTGGAAATCAAGAACTTCCCCGAGTGCTTATTGGGAGATCATCGAAACGGGTTAGACAACGACCAGCCAAAGCTCATCATCGATCCTTCTTTCTGGAAGGAATTTCACCGCAACGGCTTCCATCAATGCGTTCATCGTGATTCCTGTCACTCCACCAAATGTCTTGGCTTGACGACGGCCTACATCGAAAAGTTCGGTTGGGAGCGTGACCTGCTATCACCGCTCAACGATCGAGGGATCTCTAACGACGCTCGAATCCCTGTCGAATCGGCCAACGAAGACTCGCATTCACCAGGAAAGACGGTCCCCTTCCATGAGAACGATCGAAGCCGTGGCGTACTCCAACTTATCCAAGAGCTTGGCCTGAAACACAGTACAGAAAGATCATTCCGCATCTGTCATGGGTCGCTCGAAACGGATCGTTTCTTGGTCACTCTCAACAAGCGGTTGATTCGTAAACGCCCGAATCAAACAATCATGGACATTTGTCGCAGAATGCGGATGCCTAGCACCCTACTGGCAAAGCTGGGGGAACGGCTTTCGATCGCTCCGTTTGTGCATCTTGGATACGAAAGGCGAGGCGAGGCTGACCTTTACAAGGTGTACCTTGAATTTGCCATGCCACCACAGGTTAACGCGGACCCGCGACTACTCTACATCGCTTTCAAATGGGACAGCCAGAAGCCAGAGCGGAAAATTGTGACCAGCTATCGTTGGTTTCCAAAGCTAACCGTTGACGGGATTCAGAGTCGTATCGCCGACCTCTATAACGAACCCCAAAACGATGCGCTGCAGCAGGTAGGTGCGATCCTCAGCCTTGCGAAAGACCGCAATCCGGCGACGCAATTTCGTTATTTGGAGGTGACGGAAGACCAAAATCAACGTCGGTCGTTCGATCTGAATCTGTACGACGCCGAGCTGCAAATAAAGGACGTTCGGCAACCCCTCGCGGCAATGTTTGCCCGGCATCAGATTCCAGATCGCAATTTCCGCCAACTGTACGATACTATCCAACTGCAGCCATTTGGGCATTTAGCCGGAGGGATCCATCGAGAAGGTCTTGATTTCTTCAACATCTACTATGGTGTCGAATACCACAAACCGACCACGACCGTAGGATCTTCAGAATGA
- a CDS encoding methyltransferase translates to MDDRSTNELARYLCVDRFLQNLVGATSLKTAFDLRVIDRLVGSDGVDHSALYESFEFDRQGFDMLLNLLTVNQVIESSGERIRLTEPFAHALQYRDLLQAKLDFAILVTPDLADLFTSLIANPAQFMEQSRVFRLFDYQRCLKLTPENYAATKRWMHFTSTLTRYESAFAMCLYDFSQHQRMLDVGGNSGEFLLQVCKQHAQLQGTVFDLPVVCVVGQEHLLQQPEADRITFMKGSAVDDALPRGFDSIVFKSMLHDWPESMTYRILSKAAQVLEPGGTLLIFERGPIHASELHRFPQVPMLLFFRAFRAPEIYQTQLSEMGMVDITVEWIDLEMPFFLLTAKKM, encoded by the coding sequence ATGGACGATCGTTCTACAAATGAACTGGCGAGATATCTTTGTGTCGATCGTTTTCTACAGAACCTGGTCGGTGCTACAAGCTTGAAGACTGCGTTCGACCTAAGGGTAATCGATCGACTCGTTGGGAGTGACGGCGTCGATCACAGTGCGCTGTACGAGTCTTTCGAGTTCGATCGCCAAGGCTTCGACATGCTACTCAATTTGCTCACCGTCAATCAGGTCATCGAATCATCTGGAGAGCGAATTCGACTCACCGAACCCTTTGCTCATGCGTTGCAATACCGAGACTTACTTCAAGCAAAGCTGGATTTCGCGATTCTAGTGACGCCCGATTTGGCCGATCTGTTTACCTCGTTAATCGCCAACCCAGCACAATTCATGGAGCAATCTCGAGTCTTTCGTCTATTCGATTACCAGCGATGCCTCAAGTTGACTCCCGAAAATTACGCAGCGACGAAGCGTTGGATGCATTTCACGTCGACGCTCACACGATACGAATCGGCATTCGCCATGTGCCTCTACGACTTCAGCCAACATCAGCGAATGCTTGACGTTGGAGGGAATAGCGGAGAATTCCTCCTGCAGGTCTGTAAGCAACATGCCCAACTGCAAGGCACAGTCTTCGACTTGCCGGTGGTCTGCGTCGTTGGCCAAGAGCATCTTCTGCAGCAACCTGAGGCGGACAGAATTACCTTCATGAAAGGCTCCGCGGTTGATGATGCGTTGCCGAGAGGTTTCGATTCGATCGTGTTCAAGTCGATGCTTCACGATTGGCCTGAATCTATGACCTATCGAATCTTGTCGAAAGCAGCTCAGGTACTCGAACCGGGAGGCACACTGCTAATCTTCGAACGAGGACCGATTCACGCGTCAGAATTGCATCGATTTCCTCAAGTCCCGATGTTACTCTTCTTTCGTGCGTTTCGCGCACCAGAGATCTACCAAACGCAACTCTCCGAGATGGGTATGGTCGATATCACCGTCGAGTGGATCGATCTTGAAATGCCATTTTTCCTACTGACTGCGAAAAAAATGTGA
- a CDS encoding alkane 1-monooxygenase: MSGRDRLKPESWLWHLLGLVNPLIVISSNLVGGYWVATGVIYMLVLGPLFDLLLGRAKRARPARESGRPFELLLVVHAMLQFVVLLTLLYRASMDGSAWTTWVAALSTGLCSGASGIIVAHELGHKKPGSLLWWVGRFNLLGVLYLHFTTEHNFTHHKHVSTVADPATARYGESLWGFVVRTIPGQFQDAVEIHNRKDRTGLDNPVYRGLLLQILLVFGIYATAGLWVSAAFVMQAAFAIFLLEYINYIRHYGLHRAVGEQLSEMHSWQSEERWSRWTLLELTRHPAHHLKAAEPFWRLGPYETAPRLPSGYYGMFWIAVIPPLWKRLVHPRLPT, encoded by the coding sequence ATGAGTGGTCGCGACCGATTGAAACCGGAATCCTGGCTGTGGCATTTGCTGGGGTTGGTCAATCCATTGATTGTGATTTCCAGCAATCTCGTTGGAGGCTATTGGGTGGCGACGGGGGTGATTTATATGCTCGTGCTCGGGCCTCTGTTCGATCTTCTGTTAGGCCGCGCTAAACGAGCAAGGCCTGCTCGGGAATCGGGGCGTCCGTTCGAGTTGCTGCTTGTTGTTCACGCTATGCTTCAATTTGTGGTTTTGCTAACCCTGCTGTATCGAGCATCGATGGATGGTTCAGCTTGGACGACTTGGGTTGCAGCGCTGAGTACAGGACTTTGCTCTGGTGCATCTGGCATCATAGTTGCCCATGAACTGGGTCACAAAAAACCGGGCTCGCTTTTGTGGTGGGTGGGGCGATTCAATTTGCTGGGCGTCCTCTATTTGCATTTCACGACGGAGCACAATTTCACTCATCATAAGCATGTGTCGACCGTTGCAGATCCCGCCACAGCTCGCTATGGCGAGTCACTTTGGGGATTCGTTGTTCGTACCATCCCGGGGCAATTCCAGGACGCTGTGGAGATTCATAACCGAAAAGATCGGACCGGCTTGGACAATCCTGTTTATCGAGGGTTGTTGCTGCAAATTCTTTTGGTGTTTGGAATCTATGCGACCGCTGGATTATGGGTGAGTGCGGCTTTTGTGATGCAGGCCGCGTTTGCGATCTTCTTACTGGAGTACATTAATTATATCCGGCACTACGGACTTCACCGAGCGGTGGGTGAGCAGCTGAGCGAGATGCATTCGTGGCAGTCCGAGGAACGTTGGTCACGGTGGACATTGCTGGAACTCACGAGGCACCCGGCCCACCATTTAAAGGCGGCCGAACCCTTTTGGAGATTAGGACCGTACGAGACGGCTCCCAGGTTACCCAGCGGCTACTACGGAATGTTTTGGATTGCGGTGATTCCACCTTTGTGGAAACGTCTGGTTCATCCGCGACTCCCGACGTAG
- a CDS encoding right-handed parallel beta-helix repeat-containing protein, with the protein MSTFVLRGILLSLVTIGIAQGETIVVAPHGADDALGSDERPLRTISAAAERAMPGDTILVRAGIYRERVTPPRGGTAGKPITYRGEKLGKVLLRGSTVWKPAWQSHKAGIVFATPEEDFFNDDVYVDHANPFLVELASTPYERDGKPESQRYDRGDPKLTYTCGQVIVNGKPWQQRPFLSEVETRPGTWTFVAAKEDARGRIYVNFGNLDPLQQQVEISTRRRIFAPHVRGLGFIHVEGFVMEHCGNQYPTNFWNTPEWSQSGAFGLRGGHHWIVRNNVFRYANTVALDLGAGGGDNEREREQIGGAPFGDHNLIEENWFLDNGSAAIIGSGSQRVVVRGNVILRNNTLHFNGPKRYEHAGIKFHFVQDGLIEGNYVADNPLSEGIWLDNQFPGTRVTRNVVVNNGARGIFLEMSDYKFDTVLVDHNISVGNRGIQFYVHDASGSTVMHNLFANSPADAKYGQGAYIYQVTARTKTGYHSIYNNLFVNHKVMLDINYPSHRSGPQRLDHNIYDATPKDRLFIINSASDRPSPWKPKEFFALIQREIDSDGPQPLQGGSKVALTLDEWRKFWAVHGLQNDRDSVLIEGMKVSYDQSLLELRVTLPFDPKTVGSTSYTRMDYDFAGLPVPQDGNALPGPFQSMGKGHNRLEIWNGLPLLAEGVLP; encoded by the coding sequence ATGTCCACTTTTGTGCTGAGGGGAATTTTACTTTCGCTTGTGACGATAGGAATCGCACAGGGCGAGACAATTGTGGTTGCGCCACACGGAGCGGATGATGCTCTCGGTTCAGACGAAAGGCCGTTGCGGACGATTTCGGCGGCTGCGGAACGAGCGATGCCAGGTGATACAATTCTTGTCCGTGCCGGCATCTATCGGGAGCGGGTAACGCCACCCCGTGGGGGAACAGCGGGCAAGCCGATTACCTACCGTGGGGAGAAGCTCGGCAAGGTACTGCTTCGCGGATCGACCGTGTGGAAGCCCGCCTGGCAGAGTCACAAGGCCGGAATTGTGTTTGCGACTCCAGAAGAAGATTTCTTCAACGACGACGTTTACGTCGATCATGCCAATCCGTTCCTGGTCGAACTTGCCTCGACGCCGTACGAACGTGACGGGAAGCCTGAGTCACAACGCTACGATCGGGGCGATCCAAAACTTACCTACACTTGTGGGCAGGTGATCGTTAATGGAAAGCCTTGGCAGCAACGCCCTTTTCTCAGCGAAGTTGAGACTCGGCCTGGCACTTGGACATTCGTGGCGGCCAAAGAGGACGCAAGGGGAAGAATCTACGTCAATTTTGGCAACCTCGATCCGCTTCAGCAGCAGGTGGAGATCAGCACGCGCCGACGCATCTTTGCGCCTCATGTGCGTGGGCTTGGGTTCATCCATGTCGAGGGCTTCGTGATGGAGCACTGTGGAAATCAGTACCCGACCAATTTCTGGAATACTCCTGAGTGGTCCCAGTCCGGAGCATTTGGATTGCGTGGCGGCCACCACTGGATCGTCCGAAATAATGTGTTTCGCTATGCGAATACTGTTGCACTCGATCTTGGTGCTGGTGGCGGTGATAACGAGCGTGAGCGGGAGCAAATTGGTGGAGCTCCTTTTGGCGATCATAACTTGATTGAGGAAAACTGGTTTCTTGATAACGGTTCGGCGGCCATCATCGGCTCCGGCAGCCAACGTGTCGTTGTTCGAGGTAACGTCATTCTGCGAAACAACACCCTTCATTTTAATGGCCCGAAACGCTACGAGCACGCGGGTATTAAGTTCCACTTTGTTCAAGATGGATTGATCGAGGGTAACTACGTCGCCGACAACCCGTTGTCGGAGGGGATCTGGCTTGATAACCAATTTCCGGGAACGCGCGTGACTCGCAATGTTGTCGTAAACAACGGTGCGCGGGGCATCTTTCTTGAGATGAGTGACTATAAATTTGACACCGTTCTGGTCGATCACAACATTTCTGTAGGTAATCGTGGAATTCAGTTTTACGTGCATGATGCGTCTGGCTCGACCGTCATGCACAACTTATTCGCAAACAGTCCGGCGGATGCCAAGTACGGGCAGGGCGCTTACATCTACCAGGTGACTGCTCGTACCAAGACCGGGTACCATTCGATATACAATAATTTATTCGTGAACCATAAGGTGATGCTCGATATCAATTACCCTTCGCATCGGAGCGGTCCGCAGCGCCTGGACCACAATATTTACGATGCGACGCCTAAAGATCGACTGTTTATCATTAACAGCGCCTCGGATCGACCCTCTCCGTGGAAACCAAAGGAATTCTTTGCGCTCATCCAGCGCGAAATCGACTCGGATGGCCCGCAACCGCTGCAGGGTGGCTCGAAGGTCGCGCTTACACTCGATGAATGGCGCAAATTCTGGGCTGTCCATGGTCTGCAGAATGATCGCGATAGTGTCTTAATCGAGGGAATGAAGGTCTCTTACGACCAATCGTTATTGGAGCTTCGAGTGACTCTCCCGTTTGATCCAAAGACGGTTGGTTCAACCAGCTACACACGAATGGATTACGATTTCGCGGGGCTGCCCGTGCCTCAAGATGGAAACGCCCTCCCTGGTCCGTTTCAGTCGATGGGCAAGGGGCACAACCGATTGGAAATTTGGAACGGGTTGCCGTTGTTGGCAGAGGGAGTGCTACCGTAA
- a CDS encoding sialidase family protein produces the protein MHLVRLIAFSLLVSLDLSVPTLADEFLKPFLGAPAFDRQRLFDDQRYPNVVVTNQGTVLAVWGNSGVAVRRSIDGGKTWQEPISVSENGYHGGGTIIDNNSGDILIFVEDRQPPAPLTLYRSTDDGESWQSEQTHIQPDDQGHVPSMHMNEHGITLTHGPHQGRLLRATRYYGPKDGEEYWPKQYTNAIYSDDGGKTWKTSDPFPEKGTGEAALVELADGRIYYNSRVHWSKRPRNRRRREAWSHDGGASWQEYKIIDALPDGDQGRPYGCMAGLTRIPSHDQDILIFSNLDTKAAYRERVTIWVSFDGGKTWPIKRLVDADRSGYSSVTVGRPDTPSAGWIYLHYEHDPFKGSHIARFNLSWLLEGQLTGNGKLPILRHQK, from the coding sequence ATGCATTTGGTTCGCCTCATCGCCTTTTCCTTGCTAGTGTCTCTTGACCTGTCGGTCCCGACTCTCGCGGACGAATTTTTGAAGCCCTTCCTGGGAGCTCCTGCCTTCGACAGGCAACGCTTATTCGACGACCAACGATATCCCAACGTGGTCGTCACCAACCAGGGAACGGTCCTCGCAGTGTGGGGCAATTCGGGTGTCGCCGTTCGTCGCAGCATCGATGGCGGAAAAACCTGGCAAGAACCGATATCGGTATCGGAAAACGGATACCACGGAGGAGGCACAATCATCGACAACAATTCGGGCGACATCCTGATCTTTGTCGAGGACCGCCAACCGCCCGCTCCGCTCACTCTCTATCGCAGTACGGACGATGGCGAATCATGGCAATCGGAACAAACGCATATCCAACCGGATGACCAGGGGCATGTTCCTTCGATGCACATGAACGAGCATGGAATCACCTTAACACACGGGCCTCATCAAGGGCGACTTCTCCGCGCCACGCGATATTATGGACCGAAGGATGGAGAAGAATACTGGCCAAAACAGTACACGAATGCCATTTATAGTGACGATGGCGGCAAGACATGGAAGACGAGTGATCCATTCCCCGAAAAAGGAACGGGTGAAGCAGCACTGGTCGAACTTGCCGACGGTCGCATCTACTACAACTCCCGTGTCCACTGGTCAAAACGCCCTCGCAATCGACGTCGCCGCGAGGCATGGAGTCACGACGGCGGGGCCTCCTGGCAAGAATACAAAATAATCGACGCTTTACCAGACGGAGACCAAGGCCGCCCTTACGGATGCATGGCAGGCCTAACCCGAATACCCTCCCACGATCAAGACATCCTGATTTTTAGCAATCTCGATACGAAGGCTGCCTATCGCGAGCGAGTCACGATCTGGGTGAGCTTTGACGGGGGAAAAACATGGCCAATCAAACGACTTGTCGACGCAGATCGCAGCGGTTACTCCTCCGTTACGGTTGGCCGACCTGACACACCCTCCGCAGGTTGGATCTATCTCCACTACGAACACGATCCCTTCAAAGGTTCTCACATCGCTCGATTCAACCTGTCCTGGCTACTTGAGGGGCAATTGACCGGAAACGGGAAACTGCCAATTTTAAGACATCAGAAATAA
- a CDS encoding sulfotransferase family 2 domain-containing protein, translated as MLCHHYKCIFVHIPKNAGQSIERVFLDKLNLTWEIRAPLLLRKNDNPKLGPTHLAHLKARDYVDFKYISKEIFDSYYKFSFVRNPWSRLLSFYKYRNYHERYEFNDFVLGVFQDHVFKNENWFVGPQSNYIFSDSGEQHVDFVGRFENLQDDFNFVCRKIGIPPTPVPHTNQSKGNDVLAKSNLQASPKTAKKLLKNMINNTFTAEKPRYRTYQEYYNQEAIDCVAHLYRKDIELFGYDFE; from the coding sequence ATGCTTTGCCATCATTATAAATGCATTTTCGTTCACATACCCAAAAACGCCGGCCAAAGCATCGAGCGTGTTTTCCTGGACAAGCTGAACCTCACCTGGGAGATCCGAGCTCCACTACTACTACGAAAAAATGACAACCCGAAACTCGGACCAACCCACCTTGCACACCTCAAGGCGAGAGATTACGTAGATTTCAAATACATTTCAAAAGAGATATTCGACTCCTATTACAAGTTTTCCTTTGTACGAAATCCATGGAGTCGTCTCTTATCTTTCTATAAATACCGCAACTACCACGAACGATACGAGTTTAACGATTTCGTGTTGGGGGTATTTCAGGATCACGTGTTCAAAAATGAGAATTGGTTTGTGGGACCACAAAGCAATTACATTTTTTCCGACAGCGGAGAGCAACACGTCGACTTTGTCGGCCGGTTTGAAAACCTCCAGGACGACTTCAATTTCGTTTGTAGGAAGATCGGCATCCCACCGACGCCGGTGCCACACACTAACCAGTCGAAAGGCAACGATGTCTTAGCCAAATCGAATTTGCAAGCTAGTCCCAAAACCGCCAAGAAGCTGCTGAAAAACATGATCAACAACACTTTCACGGCGGAAAAGCCAAGGTATCGAACTTACCAAGAATACTACAACCAGGAAGCGATCGACTGCGTTGCCCACCTCTATCGGAAAGACATTGAGCTTTTCGGTTACGATTTCGAATGA
- a CDS encoding peroxiredoxin, translating into MAKICVGNKAPEFSAVTTDGNRVSLNDFLGDKALVLFFYPRDNSPICTKEACSFRDSYEQFVQAGAEVIGVSSDSTDSHQEFSKQYQLSFPLISDSDGTLRKQFGVPATLGLLPGRVTYVIDKDGIVRLIFSAQFASEEHVRKALQAVETHS; encoded by the coding sequence ATGGCCAAAATTTGTGTGGGTAACAAAGCGCCCGAATTCTCTGCAGTCACGACAGATGGCAATCGCGTGAGTCTCAACGACTTTTTAGGGGACAAGGCGCTCGTGCTGTTCTTCTATCCGCGCGATAATAGCCCCATCTGCACCAAAGAAGCATGTTCATTTCGTGATTCCTACGAACAATTTGTGCAGGCAGGAGCAGAAGTTATCGGGGTGAGTAGTGATTCGACTGACAGTCACCAGGAATTTTCCAAGCAATATCAGTTGTCGTTTCCTTTGATCAGCGACTCTGACGGGACGCTTCGAAAACAGTTTGGCGTGCCAGCGACACTGGGGTTGCTGCCGGGACGAGTGACCTACGTGATCGATAAAGATGGCATAGTTCGATTAATCTTTTCAGCTCAGTTCGCTTCCGAGGAGCATGTGCGAAAAGCGCTTCAGGCTGTTGAGACGCATTCCTGA